Proteins co-encoded in one Eremothecium sinecaudum strain ATCC 58844 chromosome VI, complete sequence genomic window:
- the MRPL32 gene encoding mitochondrial 54S ribosomal protein bL32m (Syntenic homolog of Ashbya gossypii AAR002W; Syntenic homolog of Saccharomyces cerevisiae YCR003W (MRPL32)) — translation MSVNTALVNIGRVLSESAVSLLPCFHIGINNFPSILPQALIDHVQNEQNNLPGDDFFFGNGMILAAPKKKVSHAKKRQRLYAPGKKQLKMIHHLGKCPSCGHYKRMHTLCMHCFNEIRHIWKMHTKEDVKEPQQEQELSELDKRILYPGKKETEYIQNLKDKDSYLERRMRTLPVERKEKK, via the coding sequence ATGTCCGTTAATACTGCATTGGTGAATATAGGTAGAGTGCTTTCAGAGTCTGCGGTATCTCTATTGCCTTGTTTCCATATTGGGATTAACAACTTTCCATCGATACTGCCACAAGCGTTAATAGACCACGTTCAGAATGAGCAGAACAACCTTCCTGGGGACGACTTCTTCTTCGGTAATGGTATGATACTTGCCGCCCCAAAGAAAAAGGTGTCACATGCTAAGAAAAGACAAAGGCTTTACGCGCCGGGAAAGAAGCAGCTGAAAATGATACACCATCTAGGGAAGTGCCCTTCCTGTGGGCATTACAAAAGGATGCATACCCTGTGCATGCATTGTTTTAACGAGATCCGTCATATTTGGAAGATGCATACAAAGGAGGATGTCAAAGAGCCCCAACAAGAACAGGAGCTTTCGGAATTGGACAAGCGTATTTTATACCCTGGTAAGAAAGAGACAGAATATATTCAGAACTTAAAAGACAAAGACTCATACTTGGAACGTCGTATGAGGACTCTGCCGGTCGAAAGAAAGGAGAAAAAATGA
- a CDS encoding HFR059Wp (Syntenic homolog of Ashbya gossypii AAR003W; Syntenic homolog of Ashbya gossypii NOHBY104; No homolog in Saccharomyces cerevisiae; Syntenic homolog of Kluyveromyces lactis KLLA0F12804g), which translates to MTQECKKSRLAPSYRIQTLTHATSHPLGVKPSGNALLEGADPKERREIRSKNLGTLADFPEELLMELFSYILDPKTLHSFACASRMLYAYTYDEDIWRKLYMREYTRLEYMQRENKSDKPIVPFGCSSWKGTWRNTLLKLEPENEALIQTNNTLYSDMLYRPYQCSQIDYLHIFRKIIDYEKASHELGYNLNKDFGIDRFSESDFDQEKFENKYIDKPFILHSQENNGRWPVWSIDDLAAEYQQVSFRQESVKWTLSNYASYSRNNRDESPLYLFDCNSEAMNKIKDSYESPDIFHKDFFRLFQEDGINCRPDHRWLIVGPARSGSTFHKDPNNTSAWNTVLSGMKLWIMLPPHVKPPGVSTDSEEEEVTSPVGIAEWVLSGYYNDAVKMAQNGDCLIGITFPGECIYVPSGWWHTVINLTDTVALTENFVPQPILPKVLNFLKNKPKQLSGFHFKDLADSIEAFLTQKGDGIKNQEHTKLLQEFVNYRDIRNFDNEDCGILSDCTVKPPIYEFLVELLAQSKNKDCLSWALEKAAKLESIMLREKKLNSARENVKVSELWSNLTKQADTAFSFGFTEQ; encoded by the coding sequence ATGACTCAGGAGTGCAAGAAATCAAGATTAGCACCAAGTTATCGAATCCAGACTCTTACACATGCAACTTCTCATCCTTTAGGTGTTAAACCGTCCGGTAATGCGTTGCTAGAAGGAGCTGATCCAAAGGAACGGCGGGAGATTCGCTCCAAAAACCTTGGAACCTTGGCAGATTTTCCCGAGGAACTGCTAATGGAATTGTTTTCATACATTTTGGACCCCAAGACCTTGCATAGTTTTGCATGTGCATCTAGGATGCTTTATGCATACACATACGACGAAGATATCTGGAGAAAACTATATATGAGGGAGTATACAAGGTTGGAATATATGCAGAGGGAAAATAAAAGCGATAAACCTATTGTTCCATTTGGTTGTTCTAGCTGGAAAGGGACCTGGAGAAATACTCTTTTGAAATTGGAACCAGAAAATGAGGCCTTGATCCAGACCAACAACACTTTATATTCAGACATGCTCTATAGACCATACCAGTGCTCGCAGATTGATTATTTACATATCTTCAGAAAGATTATTGACTACGAGAAAGCGTCTCATGAACTGGGTTACAATTTAAATAAAGATTTTGGCATTGACAGGTTCAGTGAATCCGATTTTGACCAGGAGAAATTTGAAAACAAATACATTGACAAACCCTTTATCCTTCATAGTCAAGAAAATAATGGTAGGTGGCCAGTATGGAGTATCGACGATCTTGCTGCTGAATACCAGCAGGTCAGCTTTCGGCAGGAGTCAGTGAAGTGGACATTATCGAATTATGCTTCTTATAGCCGCAATAATCGAGACGAATCCCCACTGTATCTTTTTGATTGTAATAGTGAGGCCATGAATAAGATTAAAGACAGTTACGAGTCTCCAGATATTTTTCATAAGGACTTCTTCAGATTGTTTCAAGAAGACGGCATTAATTGCAGACCTGATCATAGATGGCTTATTGTAGGCCCTGCTCGCAGCGGTTCAACCTTTCATAAGGACCCTAATAATACATCTGCTTGGAATACAGTTTTGAGCGGCATGAAATTATGGATAATGCTCCCACCTCACGTAAAGCCACCAGGTGTTTCTACTGATAgtgaagaagaggaagtTACCTCACCGGTTGGCATTGCTGAATGGGTTCTCTCAGGATATTATAATGATGCAGTTAAAATGGCTCAGAATGGAGATTGTCTAATAGGTATAACATTCCCGGGCGAATGTATATACGTCCCATCAGGCTGGTGGCATACTGTTATCAACTTGACGGATACGGTAGCGTTGACGGAGAACTTCGTCCCTCAACCAATTCTTCCTAAGGTTTTAAACTTTTTAAAGAACAAGCCAAAACAATTATCTGGATTCCATTTTAAGGATTTGGCAGATTCTATAGAGGCTTTTCTTACTCAGAAAGGCGATGGGATCAAAAATCAAGAGCATACTAAACTACTACAGGAATTTGTTAACTACAGAGATATTCGCAATtttgataatgaagattGTGGAATTTTGAGTGATTGTACTGTAAAACCTCCAATTTACGAGTTCCTTGTTGAGTTGCTCGCCCAATCCAAAAACAAGGATTGTCTCTCATGGGCATTAGAAAAAGCAGCGAAGTTAGAAAGCATAATGCTAAGAGAAAAAAAATTGAACTCCGCTCGTGAAAACGTAAAGGTATCTGAATTATGGAGTAACCTCACAAAGCAAGCGGATACTGCGTTTTCCTTTGGTTTTACTGAACAGTAG
- the CIT2 gene encoding citrate (Si)-synthase CIT2 (Syntenic homolog of Ashbya gossypii AAR004C; Syntenic homolog of Saccharomyces cerevisiae YNR001C (CIT1) and YCR005C (CIT2)), which translates to MIRAGSTTGTRGGIARCVLLANAQAARYERQNLVTNYSAIRHYSNGEKSLKERFAEVIPSMADEIKRFKKDHGNVVIGEIKLEQAYGGMRGIPGIVWEGSVLDPHEGIRFRGRTIAEIQKELPKAEDGHEPLPEALFWLLLTGEVPTETQAKALSSDLMSRSELPQHVIKLLDGLPKDLHPMAQFSMAIIALESESKFAKAYAQGVSKKDYWNYTFEDSLDLLGKLPVIASKIYRNVFKDGRISEVDPNADYGKNLGHLLGFENKEFVDLMRLYLTVHSDHEGGNVSAHTTHLVGSALSSPYLAFAAGMNGLAGPLHGRANQEVLEWLFKLREEVKGDYSRETIENYLWETLNAGRVIPGYGHAVLRKTDPRYTAQREFALKHFPDYDLFKLVSMVYEVAPGVLSKQGKTKNPWPNVDSHSGVLLQYYGLTEASFYTVLFGVSRAFGVLPQLIIDRAIGAPIERPKSFSTAKLKDLIASKRTNKL; encoded by the coding sequence ATGATTAGAGCAGGATCTACTACAGGAACAAGAGGTGGTATAGCACGCTGTGTGTTACTAGCAAATGCACAGGCTGCTCGTTATGAGCGTCAAAACCTAGTTACAAATTACTCAGCTATCCGTCATTATAGTAATGGCGAGAAAAGTTTGAAAGAACGTTTCGCAGAGGTTATACCTTCTATGGCGGACGAGATCAAGAGATTCAAAAAAGACCATGGCAATGTTGTTATTGGTGAAATCAAGTTAGAACAAGCATATGGTGGTATGCGTGGTATCCCAGGTATTGTTTGGGAAGGATCCGTTCTCGACCCACATGAGGGAATTAGATTCCGTGGACGTACTATCGCGGAGATTCAGAAGGAGCTACCAAAGGCTGAGGATGGTCACGAGCCTTTGCCGGAAGCTTTATTTTGGTTATTGTTAACTGGTGAAGTACCTACGGAAACACAAGCTAAGGCGCTTTCATCCGACCTTATGTCACGTTCCGAGTTACCACAACACGTTATCAAGCTCTTGGACGGCTTACCAAAAGACTTGCATCCAATGGCCCAATTTTCTATGGCTATTATTGCCTTGGAATCTGAGTCCAAGTTTGCTAAGGCATACGCACAAGGTGTATCGAAGAAAGACTACTGGAACTACACATTCGAGGATTCGTTAGACTTGTTGGGTAAGTTGCCTGTTATTGCTTCTAAAATTTACAGAAATGTCTTCAAGGACGGTAGAATTTCAGAGGTAGATCCTAATGCAGACTACGGTAAGAACCTCGGTCATTTATTGGGCTTTGAGAATAAAGAATTTGTTGATTTGATGAGATTGTACTTGACTGTACACTCGGACCACGAGGGTGGTAATGTCTCTGCCCACACTACTCACTTGGTTGGTTCTGCATTGTCTTCGCCATATTTGGCTTTTGCTGCCGGTATGAACGGTCTAGCGGGCCCATTGCATGGTAGAGCAAACCAAGAGGTTTTGGAATGGTTGTTCAAGTTGAGAGAGGAGGTTAAAGGTGATTACTCTCGTGAAACTATCGAGAATTACTTATGGGAAACCTTAAATGCCGGCCGTGTCATCCCAGGTTACGGGCATGCTGTTTTACGTAAGACTGACCCTCGTTACACCGCCCAAAGAGAGTTTGCCTTGAAACACTTCCCAGACTACGACTTGTTCAAACTTGTCTCCATGGTCTACGAGGTTGCACCTGGTGTGCTATCCAAGCAAGGAAAGACTAAGAACCCATGGCCAAACGTTGATTCTCACTCAGGTGTATTGTTGCAATACTACGGTTTGACTGAGGCTTCCTTCTACACTGTATTGTTCGGTGTTTCCCGTGCCTTCGGTGTATTGCCTCAGCTGATCATTGACAGAGCTATTGGTGCTCCTATTGAGAGACCAAAGTCATTCAGTACTGCTAAGTTGAAGGACCTTATTGCCAGCAAGCGTACAAACAAACTTTGA
- a CDS encoding uncharacterized protein (Syntenic homolog of Ashbya gossypii AAR005W; Syntenic homolog of Saccharomyces cerevisiae YLR257W), with translation MTRNSDTESNECKTTPTLVGTSVRDIDDAQNPDYCTEKALSMHGESSSHILERIHSHTNIKNHLDSYESIQDLNREGALLTDDNDVDLEQLVTEKLEGISALKQQLTKKKNSQASRDHQHPPYPHSARLRSSGSSVNDPYYSHVSSENSNSSLAISTDPIEDSMSMGSASSHQHTATEESTDTGRIRNLYGEFIPSRSHIPHLARGDSYQKTGVEGEERLGRSSNRGGSSSADYLRSLSRSMQRGNSLQRSNANEQQDDKNITYNTNNYIISQIEMEMAPLVIREDEEDRYKESPSARPPQRY, from the coding sequence ATGACAAGAAATAGTGATACTGAAAGCAACGAGTGCAAGACGACTCCAACTCTTGTTGGTACATCCGTAAGAGATATCGACGACGCTCAAAACCCAGATTATTGCACTGAAAAAGCCCTGAGTATGCATGGAGAATCGTCTTCGCATATCTTAGAAAGGATCCATTCACATACGAATATTAAAAATCACTTGGATTCTTATGAAAGCATTCAAGATTTGAATCGTGAGGGTGCGCTATTAACTGACGACAATGATGTGGATTTAGAACAGCTTGTCACCGAGAAACTGGAAGGTATTTCCGCGCTAAAACAGCAGCTGACCAAGAAGAAAAACTCTCAGGCTTCCCGTGATCACCAACACCCCCCTTATCCACATAGTGCTAGACTTCGGAGCAGTGGAAGTAGCGTAAATGATCCATATTACAGCCATGTATCGTCTGAGAACTCAAACTCTAGTCTTGCCATTTCCACTGACCCTATTGAGGATTCTATGAGCATGGGATCTGCTAGCAGCCATCAACACACTGCTACTGAAGAAAGTACCGACACTGGTCGTATTAGAAACCTCTACGGAGAGTTCATCCCTAGCAGGTCCCACATCCCCCATTTGGCAAGAGGTGATTCCTACCAAAAAACTGGTGTGGAAGGAGAAGAACGTCTGGGCAGATCCTCAAACCGCGGGGGAAGCTCTTCGGCCGACTACTTGCGATCGCTTTCTCGTTCAATGCAAAGGGGCAACTCATTGCAGAGAAGCAATGCCAATGAACAACAGGATGATAAGAATATCACCTATAACACTAACAACTACATCATATCCCAAATAGAAATGGAGATGGCTCCTTTAGTTATTAGggaagatgaagaagatcGCTATAAGGAATCGCCTTCAGCGAGGCCTCCCCAAAGGTATTGA
- the AIP5 gene encoding Aip5p (Syntenic homolog of Ashbya gossypii AAR006W; Syntenic homolog of Saccharomyces cerevisiae YFR016C), whose translation MDIDSDQHDRSVPENNSSNPQSGNAQENSAHESYSTPETVSEMNQNITGEDRELHAGARKKEIPEDGEPKVRSKLLFGEETTVEGLQNLQGAGTPDCNIQLDRNLQKLAARGAGLRSEFHEQENEIPLAANTQCSTKVPNPSSLHPGSPKLCIAQPNSTVKSTKLTTNQVASSNQSQDITDDIDKFLNELRMNDSSAQKILKEFEEIEASTLRSKPIFLLTSLAGGGFQMPSRTNNLANILSANKIEFQYRDCGTDEEARNWWKKQSKGRTLPGIVVGNSVVGNWQEIIDANESCKVRQVCGLQYL comes from the coding sequence ATGGACATTGACTCTGATCAGCATGACAGAAGCGTTCCAGAAAATAACTCATCAAACCCCCAATCTGGGAATGCGCAAGAAAATTCAGCCCATGAATCCTATTCAACGCCAGAAACAGTTAGTGAAATGAATCAAAATATTACTGGAGAAGACCGGGAATTGCATGCTGGTGCCCGTAAAAAAGAAATACCGGAAGATGGAGAACCAAAAGTGAGATCAAAGTTACTGTTCGGCGAGGAAACCACAGTTGAAGGTCTGCAGAACCTCCAAGGGGCCGGGACTCCAGATTGCAACATCCAATTGGACCGTAATCTGCAAAAGCTGGCAGCTAGAGGCGCTGGTCTACGATCTGAGTTTCATGAACAAGAAAATGAAATCCCATTAGCGGCTAATACCCAGTGCTCGACCAAGGTGCCTAATCCCTCAAGTTTACATCCAGGTAGCCCAAAGCTTTGCATCGCACAGCCCAATTCTACAGTCAAATCAACCAAACTAACAACTAACCAAGTTGCTAGTAGTAATCAATCCCAGGATATTACCGATGATATTGATAAATTCCTAAATGAGTTACGTATGAATGACTCCTCGGCTCAGAAAATTCTGAAGGAGTTTGAGGAAATAGAAGCATCAACGCTAAGAAGTAAGCCTATTTTCTTATTGACATCTCTTGCCGGGGGTGGCTTCCAGATGCCATCGCGTACGAACAACCTAGCCAACATATTGTCGGCAAATAAGATTGAATTCCAATACCGTGACTGTGGAActgatgaagaagctaGAAACTGGTGGAAGAAACAATCTAAAGGTCGTACATTGCCTGGAATTGTCGTCGGAAATTCTGTTGTTGGCAATTGGCAAGAGATAATAGATGCGAACGAAAGTTGTAAAGTTCGCCAGGTCTGCGGGCTGCAGTACCTCTAG
- a CDS encoding HFR063Wp (Syntenic homolog of Ashbya gossypii AAR007W; Syntenic homolog of Ashbya gossypii NOHBY105; No homolog in Saccharomyces cerevisiae; Syntenic homolog of Kluyveromyces lactis KLLA0F23111g), with protein sequence MHLAEIARDITRFTLQNVNDAISFKPHLCHEVPPRHYETLRQEYISFTGTSIRKNKCKLFYLPTNVSDELQLLNLPASELLKVSAVKEEGEGLHEKMYQEIDPQYTDVKTEGANGTTGWGYENGNRTVFYKKRLITELDYENVKRVEKACLLIAYAAANQCLRIETCDFPSCYGGNSASFTGYDRPIADYDEGDRNSTNGEEYCEECARKSLERGEMLGFRELGYLINITPWHFHRVFKIIAGLTIREYGQLCCDFLKGQEAILFRVRDRVSFLRDSGETFSCLEDEQFTSDDAAVILGDYLNNLERGNNGVDIVILPDYFIDPNKSKELKKKLKEQKCNGSCADSSINRVEVRKRRYSLMSQRIMEASTASIENNPTIMDCLENSTLTRDEYERRQKQRHLQRSKLKKRKKSTIVAPSIRKPDFQRRPTMDTQNMLKSAVVRSKYNAAAAAAAAVAAAGPQEQSEVQHQQQQQLQESGSVAVAAAAAAAATDSMFVFSDANVAPVNEPSASSASSTSSALLSSYECEHDSHSLGHFSSPTQSVLDFKFPTVMSGDEAPSAYSSSLAVDASANNNNAAVNSTAKGSSATGIPPVPTMDSSSESITADLFADSYKYTLGASPAPSAQAERTGAAGIYYDSGTLPPFPVNTDIEGSVGITQTPRVTSSTPGPNTNYNFNSIAYTGGPQQQMLDFGPLFGAGIPTSASNTNGATNYNNTTSLGSMDYLISSSTGFFKEDEGNL encoded by the coding sequence ATGCACCTAGCAGAAATAGCAAGGGACATCACGAGGTTCACTTTACAGAACGTAAATGATGCCATTTCGTTTAAGCCTCATCTCTGTCATGAGGTCCCCCCTAGGCATTATGAGACGCTGCGCCAGGAATATATCTCATTTACAGGTACTTCAATAAGAAAGAATAAGTGCAAGCTGTTTTACTTACCCACTAATGTCTCTGATGAATTGCAGCTGTTAAACTTACCCGCGTCGGAGTTGCTCAAGGTTTCGGCTGTAAAAGAAGAGGGCGAAGGCCTACACGAAAAAATGTACCAGGAAATCGACCCGCAATATACCGATGTCAAAACTGAGGGAGCGAATGGAACTACTGGCTGGGGTTATGAGAACGGCAACAGAACAGTATTCTACAAGAAGAGACTGATTACAGAGCTAGACTATGAAAATGTTAAGCGTGTGGAGAAGGCATGCCTATTAATAGCTTATGCCGCTGCCAATCAGTGCCTGCGCATAGAGACTTGTGATTTTCCTTCATGTTACGGGGGAAATAGTGCTTCTTTTACGGGCTACGATAGACCCATAGCTGACTACGATGAGGGTGATCGCAATTCTACTAATGGCGAAGAGTATTGTGAAGAGTGCGCTAGGAAATCTCTGGAACGTGGAGAGATGCTGGGTTTCCGTGAACTAGGTTATCTTATTAATATAACCCCTTGGCATTTCCACAGAGTTTTCAAAATTATTGCCGGACTTACAATAAGAGAATATGGGCAGCTTTGCTGCGATTTCCTAAAGGGCCAGGAGGCCATTCTGTTCAGGGTTCGCGATAGGGTATCATTCTTGCGTGATAGCGGAGAAACATTTTCTTGTTTGGAAGACGAGCAATTTACGTCTGATGACGCTGCAGTAATCCTTGGTGACTACCTTAACAATTTGGAACGCGGAAACAACGGTGTAGACATAGTTATTTTACCGGATTATTTTATTGATCCTAACAAGTCTAAAGAATTAAAAAAGAAGCTCAAAGAGCAGAAGTGTAATGGCTCCTGTGCAGATTCCAGTATTAATCGCGTTGAAGTACGTAAGCGCAGATACAGTCTGATGTCTCAGCGAATAATGGAGGCGTCCACTGCCAGTATTGAAAACAATCCTACGATTATGGACTGCCTCGAAAACAGTACACTGACGCGCGATGAGTATGAGCGCAGGCAAAAACAGAGGCATCTTCAACGCAGTAAACTCAAAAAGCGGAAGAAGTCTACAATAGTGGCCCCTTCGATACGAAAGCCAGATTTCCAACGGCGTCCGACAATGGATACTCAGAACATGTTGAAGAGCGCTGTTGTTAGAAGTAAATATAATGCCGCAGCCGCGGCTGCTGCggctgttgctgctgctggACCACAAGAGCAATCTGAAGTTCAAcatcagcagcagcaacaactACAGGAATCTGGTTCTGTGGCTGtggctgctgctgcagcCGCCGCCGCTACCGACAGCATGTTTGTCTTTAGTGATGCAAATGTTGCCCCAGTAAACGAGCCGTCCGCTTCCTCTGCATCGTCCACCTCTTCTGCTCTATTGTCCAGCTACGAGTGCGAACACGATAGCCACTCTTTGGGACACTTTTCAAGTCCAACGCAGTCGGTCCTTGATTTCAAATTCCCAACTGTCATGAGCGGCGACGAAGCGCCTTCCGCATACAGCTCCTCGCTGGCCGTAGACGCTTCCGCAAATAACAATAATGCCGCGGTAAACAGCACAGCTAAAGGTTCCTCGGCAACTGGTATTCCACCTGTTCCGACTATGGATTCATCTTCTGAATCAATTACTGCGGACTTATTCGCGGACTCTTACAAATACACTCTGGGAGCGAGTCCGGCGCCCAGTGCACAGGCGGAGCGGACTGGCGCCGCAGGGATTTACTACGATTCTGGCACGCTACCGCCTTTCCCTGTGAACACAGACATAGAAGGGTCAGTGGGCATTACTCAAACACCAAGAGTAACTAGTTCTACGCCAGGTCCTAATACTAACTACAACTTTAACTCTATTGCTTACACAGGTGGCCCACAGCAGCAGATGCTTGATTTTGGCCCCTTATTTGGCGCCGGGATTCCAACATCTGCGTCTAACACGAATGGCGCCACTAATTACAATAACACCACTTCTCTGGGCTCTATGGACTATCTCATATCCTCCTCTACAGGTTTCtttaaagaagatgaaggTAACTTATAG
- the GSY1 gene encoding glycogen (starch) synthase GSY1 (Syntenic homolog of Ashbya gossypii AAR008W; Syntenic homolog of Saccharomyces cerevisiae YLR258W (GSY2) and YFR015C (GSY1)), with protein sequence MTRDIQNHLLFETATEVANKVGGIYSVLKSKAPVTCAQYKEHYHCLGPLNPNSVQIEVEAFDWESDDLWTAEIMPIKWTLHHMQDRGVKFVYGRWLIEGAPRVILFDLTSVGHYLNEWKADLWHSAGIPSPENDAETNNAILLGYTVAWFLGELAAQDRQHAIIAHFHEWLAGVALPLCRKRRIDVVTIFTTHATLLGRHLCAGNTDFYNNLDKFDVDAEAGKRGIYHCYCIERAAAHTADVFTTVSQITAFESEHLLKRKPDGILPNGLNVIKFQTGHEFQNLHALRKDKIHEFIRGHFHWNYDFDLDNTLYFFIAGRYEYRNKGADMFIEALARLNHRLKEINSKMTVVAFIVMPAKNRSYTVEALRAQAVVKSLENTVKDVTTLVGKRLFEHAMRYPHSGKSEIPTELGELLKPSDIVLLKKRVFALRRPEGSLPPIVTHNMVDDATDPILNHIRRVQLFNNSTDHVKIIFHPEFLNANNPILSLDYDEFVRGCHLGVFPSYYEPWGYTPAECTAMGVPSITTNLSGFGAYMEDLIERDQAKDYGIYIVDRRFKNPHESIEQLVEYMFEFCKKTRRQRINQRNRTERLSDLLDWRRMGLEYVKARQLAIRRAYPEEFKALVGEDLDDRNIESLAGGQKFKVARPLSVPGSPKDRSSSMSAILMTPGDLGTIQDANNANDYFHLAASNADEESGADEQDRGHYTYT encoded by the coding sequence ATGACGAGGGATATTCAGAACCACCTATTGTTTGAGACGGCCACGGAAGTGGCAAATAAGGTCGGTGGTATTTATTCGGTATTGAAATCGAAAGCGCCAGTTACATGTGCCCAGTATAAGGAGCATTATCACTGTTTGGGGCCATTGAACCCAAATTCAGTGCAAATAGAGGTAGAGGCTTTTGACTGGGAATCGGATGATCTATGGACCGCCGAAATAATGCCAATAAAATGGACTTTGCATCATATGCAAGATAGGGGCGTGAAATTTGTTTATGGAAGGTGGTTAATTGAGGGTGCGCCTCGCGTTATATTGTTTGATTTGACTTCTGTAGGGCACTATTTGAATGAATGGAAGGCTGACCTTTGGCATAGTGCTGGTATCCCGTCGCCAGAGAACGACGCGGAAACTAACAATGCGATTTTGTTGGGATACACAGTTGCATGGTTTTTAGGCGAGTTGGCTGCGCAGGATCGTCAGCATGCGATTATTGCTCATTTCCATGAGTGGTTGGCTGGTGTTGCTTTGCCCCTTTGTAGAAAGAGGCGAATAGATGTAGTTACAATTTTTACTACTCATGCAACACTTTTGGGAAGACATTTGTGTGCAGGCAATACTGACTTTTACAACAATTTGGATAAGTTTGATGTCGACGCAGAGGCTGGCAAGCGCGGCATTTATCACTGTTACTGTATTGAAAGGGCTGCTGCACACACGGCAGATGTGTTCACTACTGTGTCACAGATCACTGCGTTTGAGTCAGAGCACTTATTGAAGCGTAAACCTGATGGGATCTTACCAAATGGTTTGAATGTGATAAAGTTTCAAACAGGCCATGAATTCCAGAACCTGCATGCGTTGCGTAAGGACAAGATTCATGAGTTTATTAGGGGTCACTTTCACTGGAATTATGACTTTGACCTAGATAACACACTATACTTCTTTATTGCCGGTAGATATGAGTACCGTAATAAAGGTGCAGATATGTTCATTGAAGCACTTGCTCGTTTGAATCACCGTTTGAAGGAAATTAATTCTAAAATGACTGTTGTTGCCTTTATTGTGATGCCTGCCAAAAACAGATCATACACCGTGGAAGCATTACGTGCACAGGCGGTTGTAAAGTCTTTAGAGAATACTGTTAAGGATGTTACCACATTGGTTGGAAAAAGATTGTTTGAGCACGCCATGCGTTATCCGCATAGCGGCAAGTCCGAGATTCCTACGGAGTTGGGTGAACTATTGAAGCCCTCGGATATCGTTCTCTTGAAAAAGCGAGTATTTGCCTTGCGTAGACCGGAAGGCTCTTTGCCTCCAATTGTCACTCATAATATGGTAGATGATGCAACCGATCCAATTTTAAACCATATTCGCCGAGTGCAACTGTTCAACAATTCCACAGATCATGTTAAAATCATCTTCCATCCCGAGTTTTTAAATGCGAACAACCCTATCCTGTCCCTTGATTATGATGAATTCGTTCGTGGTTGTCATTTGGGTGTTTTCCCATCCTACTACGAGCCGTGGGGATACACTCCAGCAGAGTGCACTGCCATGGGAGTTCCTTCTATCACTACAAACTTGTCTGGCTTTGGTGCCTACATGGAAGACTTAATAGAAAGAGACCAAGCTAAAGACTATGGTATCTACATTGTAGACCGCCGCTTCAAAAACCCGCATGAAAGTATTGAGCAGCTTGTAGAATACATGTTCGAGTTCTGCAAGAAGACAAGGAGGCAGAGAATTAATCAAAGAAACAGAACAGAAAGACTCTCTGATTTGTTAGACTGGAGACGCATGGGTCTCGAGTACGTCAAAGCTAGGCAACTGGCTATTAGAAGGGCGTACCCCGAAGAATTTAAGGCCCTTGTAGGAGAAGACCTGGACGATAGAAACATTGAGTCACTTGCCGGTGGGCAGAAATTTAAGGTTGCAAGACCACTTTCTGTCCCAGGATCCCCTAAGGATCGGTCTAGTTCCATGAGCGCGATCCTCATGACCCCAGGGGACCTAGGAACAATTCAGGACGCAAACAATGCAAATGATTACTTTCACCTTGCCGCTTCAAATGCCGATGAGGAAAGTGGAGCGGATGAGCAAGACCGTGGGCATTACACTTATACCTAA